The window TTATGTTGACTTAACTTAATCTGCAAGTTTTTTTTGGATTTACCGCGGTTATTAGTACTCCGATTTGATTTCACGAAATTTCAGACTGCCATTGACTTTTAATTTCCGTAATAAATTAGTTTAGGCATTTGGATGTATTTCTTTGAGTTGTTAACTGTAATTAGGTTTCTTGATTTTTAGAGTACAGTAAAACCGTAAAAGTTCATCTGAAATTTCTAGTTTAGGTTCAATTGATTGAATCCGTGTTAATTGTGTATTTTGACTTTATGTTGACTTAACTTAATCTGCATATTATTTGGGATTTAAATACTTGGTTTTGAATTTCCAATTTGAATACATGTGCAGCACGCCGCCAAAGCCATCTACATCACAGCTGCATGATGAGATGGTACATACTCACTCTTTAAAGCAATTTTTGCACTAATGCACTGTTAATATGAAAACGTAGTGTtgcagcatatatatatatatattatatgcatTACCCATTGTTCATTTTATGTATTACTTCGTTTATTCATAGAGGCAAGAACATGTTGAGCTGGAATTATCGAGAAATGAAGTGGGAAGAGTTATAAATGAAAATGGGTATGTACTCATTTAAATAACTGAATTTGTATGTTTAAGTGTCAAATCGAGGTCAGTATATACGTTGCAGTGCAGCTCAAGCATCGTTCATAGTTTTAAGACGTTTTCTTATGTAAATCGAATATGAACAGAATCTTAACAATTAATCAAAGTTTTGTTTTGTTCCCCATGGCTCATTCTCCTCTTGATGTGCAGGCTGCTAATGGGTAATAATCTTGGGGATATGACCATTCAGGAGCTGCATCAGCTAGAGAAGCAACTCAATGATGGTTTAATATCTGTCAAGAAAATGAAGGTGTGGATCTCTTTCAATCTTTATCACCACCACATTGggattttatttgtgttaactGATAATCCGACTATATAATATCAGGATGCCATGCTTTTCAATGAAATTGAGTGCTCAAGTCGCAAGGTAAATTTGCAAATATTACAGCAAACAACTATGCACTTATATTATGGTTTGATGATCTTTTTCTTATGATATTTTAATGAATTTACATCATCCAGGTTAGAGAGCTTAATTATGAAAATGAATTCCTTCAAGGAGAAGTGAGCCTgattactttttaaacttaaaacattgaatttaactttttgtatatgtatgtttacATAAACTTTAACCATGTGTTACAGATTAAGAAGTTAAAGCAGTTTCTCTCTATAACGCAGCATAAAGAAGATATATGTACCAAAACTTCTGCCGACGAGAGTGCCCGGGTACTATATGTATGGTCTTGTATGTGTAATCAAACAATGCTTAGATGTTATTCCGAGAAGTATATCCGTGTTTCTGTCGAAAACTATTGTTTTTGTAGACGACAATTGTTTCTATTTGGTGTGACCATTGAAATTATATCTATTTTTGGAATTATTTCTTTGTTCTATAAATGTACTCGATAAAAAGAACATcaaaaaagttgttttcttgatggAGTTCATTGTAGTGGTGGCATCGATAGTAATCATTCTTTCCGCAATGCAGTTTGCAATGGGGAAAGAGGAGGATCTTACTCCAGTTCTTGATGATCAAGAATTTCTACTACAGGTATCCTTCTTGATCTCAATCTGATttttgtacaaaaaaaaagtaggaATTTTCAAGATTTTAGTTGGTTTATATTCTGTCAGGTCTTGAATCTTTTTCTTTATCCTGTTCAagatcttaattttttttaattaactgcAGGGGACACATGGAATAAATGAGACATTCAGCAGGAATTTTCAAGAAATGGATTATTCGGCAGAAGATTCATTGGGTATGTCCAATTTAACACGCACCAGTTTTCTATCTTTTTATTAATCAgcttccatatatatatgatttttgttgTCAGATTAACGTGGTAATGAATTTGACAGTTACGGTTTTCTTATCATTTGAATTACCCATTGGGTGTAGTTTCTTTGAAACTagtttttgttgtagtgatttGAACTGTTAGGAAGGTACAAAACGCATATCGACTCATTAATATTTGGATGTATTTATAGGGCCAAAATGGTTTGGGTCAATTTGTGTTCTTGTCAACCAAAAACACTTTTGCCAAAATTTTAAAcctttaaaatgttataaataaaaataatagattGGTAAAATGGTTAACGGGTTGAAATGGGGTTAATTCATATAAGAGATTGGTAAAATGTTAACGGGTTGAAATGCCCAAAAGATCCTACCCGTTTGGCCTGTATTTATTATAACCTAGCTAAGTCTTTTACTACTTAAAGGTCAGATGTAATCCAATATACATGTGCCAAGCATTGTTACAGCGAGCTCTGCTAACATGTTAATGGAACGAGtggaagatgattcttctttaACTGATATAATGTTATCTGACTTTTGGTATCAGGCTACCCTATGGTGACTACTCAAAAAAGGAGGAGGTGTTGCCAAAGAGGCAAACAAATTCAACTACCGAATTCTTTTGGTTATGGTCAAAGAAGAGAAAGTGTTTTTGAGAGAATTGGAGAACATGTTATGGCTGGAAAAGGGAAAGAACAGGTGGGAAAAAGGGTAGAGAATCAAGCATTTGTAAGAGGGACAGAATATGGAAAATCAGTTAACGATACATTGAACAAAGTGGTGAGTGATACCGAAAATCAGTCAATGGGAGAAGTTATTTTTCCTAATGAAGCGTTACAAAGAATTAGCCCTGGAATTGGTGGAACTCCCAAAGTGGAGTATGAGGTTAAGAAAGATGGCAGAAAACAGTCCAATAATACTGCAGGGAATGTTTTTACTTGTAACAGTTTCCATGTActcaatgatgaagatatcGTGAACGAGGTTGATTCTGTTATTGGAGGGACAGGGAGTTACATGGCAGTAAATAAAGAGGATAAGGATGTGGTACCAAATCTGGCTGTAATGACAGAGGCTGTAAAAGAGGTTATGTGGCTTGAGGGAATTCTGACTGAAATGGGAATTGATATAAGGAAAACAGTGGTTAATTGTGACAATCAAAGTGCCTTGCTTTTGTCAATGCACAATAATGTGAAGTTGCAGTTTAAAAAAGAAGTAGTGGAATCAAAGTTTGTGACAGTATGCAAAGTAGATACTGAGAATGCAGCAGATATGCTTACAAAGTGTCTTATTATGGAGAAGCTTCAGAAGTGTTTGGAATTGGTGCTGGGCATAGTTGTCAAGTCTGATGAACTAGTCAAGCAAGTTGGAGATTATAAAGAAGTAAAAGAACCATCAAGTAAATGGCTTGATGAGTTATAATCAGTCTATATAGtgattaatgattttttttttctctccctgATTGGAATTGTATAGATTAGAGCAAGAGTTTAGTAAGTAGCCTTGAAACTTTGATGCTGATGTGCCAAGATTGGCAGTTGGGGCCTTGAAATTGTAACTTGTTGGTATATAAGTTCTGCAAAGGTGACACAGGTAAATGGTATGTTACTATTGGATgtattgtttttaaatttgctGCAGAATCAGTAAACGTTAGGGTGATTCTGTCATTGTTTATGAATGCCTTGAGTTTTAGCTGTACTTTTCTACTGAAAAATGTGCGTTGTTATTAGATTCGTTCGAGTCAGTGAGTCACTAGTTGACCTAGACGAGTCGACTCAAAATACACCCAAAACAGGATGACTCTGTAGTTGACTCATTAATGCCTCTGACTCCCAAATTCACTATACTTGTTCAGCTTGTAACTTGAATGAGTCAAAGAAAAGAACAGACCCTGGGTTTTTTCCCTCCTGATTCTTGTACCTGGCACATTGGAAGACACTTAGGTGTACTTGTCTCAAAGGTTTTAACTTGGTGATGGTCGTCTAGGCTAAGACATGCGACCGTACGTGGTGAACTTCTAAGGAATCTATGTGAAAACTCGTGAAGTCTTGTCAACTTACCTAACAGAAACTTGAGACACTGAACACTTTTGAAAACATACGTagaatagttgtacacttaatGTAATGACTAAAAATTTGATCATTCGACTTCTTTAGATATATCCACTAAAAATCTGTGTGTTTATTTACAAATATCAGAAAACAATACATCAGAAAACatatttatttacaaatatccactatgtatatataaaacagCTCATCTTCATAGACTATAGGATTGTTTTTTCTCTCTTTAGTTAGTTGTATTTGGAACTTTTATTCTTTAAAGCCGGACTGTTTTAGTCATTTTCACCAATGATTTGTTACTCACGTCAAGGGTTAAGCAAAGTGATCTGTGTGTTCTCAAGTAAAGACAAATGGATTCATGATTTTGCTTGTAGGAATTGATAACCAGAGATAAAAGTACATCAGTGTATGTTCATGTTAATAACAAAATGGTGTAttcacaaaatatatttatataaaaataaacctCTACGGTGATTTTTTGTTCAAACATCAAAGTAAATACAAAACCAAACATACCATAAATGTAATACAACgtagatatatatgatatgatgataaacTTAGgcaacttttgatttcaatgaGGTCTTCCATGACAAACGTTGCAAAATATTCCACATCCCACTTGCAGTCGTCTGCTGTGCCTGTATAGCAAAACAAAAAGAATGGCAAGTAGTGATCAATAGAATGATATTAATCAAGGAAACCAAAACCAATAACATTGTAGagcttaaaaaatatttacctcAACTCCCTTGTCGGATTTTTCTCCACCTTTGGCTGTGATCTCGGAAACTTGTTCTCCTCCATCCATCAGACCACCGTATTGTATGGATATATACTCAGGCTTTATGTACCTGAATAATCATGACCCCCAAGCAATCAACTAATGTTTAGGAATGTGTAGGAGATTTCAATGAaggaaaataattaagaatatgTATATACTTACTTGCAGAGTGTTTCAAAAACTTGTCCTCGCTTGCCCAATTTCAACAAACTATCTCCTCCGAATAAAGAAAAACACGTGAACAATATTCTCCGAATAAAGAAAAGCACGAGAACATACCAAGGTTCATTCATGGCTATCTACATATTGAAAGGTAATGTATACATAGTTAGAGGCTAAGTTTCAAGGATATACCAAGTAGTAATTAGTAGTAGTAAAAAATATTGTAGACATGTGTGGTACAGTACCGTATAAGAAACCATTCCTGggtaataattatttattaaaattttgtagaGATCATAATCAGCATCCATAAGCTCCTCTGTCGGGATAGTTGAATAATCGTAAGCGAGTACAACAGAGTTAATCCGTCCAGGGTGCATCCTGATTCCCCTCTCAAGTACTTGCAATCTCCATTTATTAAACTTGTCAATGTTTTCATCAGTTTCAAGTAGTTTACGGCTCAAGTGTTGGTAAGTATTCAAGGGGGTATAATCGTGGTAGTAAACCGGGTGGCCTTGTCTGTCAAACCCGTGAATGTAAGTCGTAACATTTTCAAGTTGTTTGAACTCGGGAAATTGCTGTTCAAGGATGTCAACATCTCCAAAGAAGTCTTTGCGCCAAGAAAGACAATCGATGAGCATGTCGCCAAGAAAGACAATCGATGAGCATGTCGTAAGAATCTTGGACCCTAAACTCTGTTGCTTCGAGGAAATTGAAGAGGATTACATCTGCTGCTTGTGATGGGTTGGCAATTAGTGGGATTCCCCACAAAGACACCGCTTCTTCTTCGTCATTCTTGAACCTGCAAGCGAGCATGTCTTTGAGTTCTTCGACTGCTTTCTTTTCTGAGATATTCATCACCAAGTCTTccattgattgattaattaataacCGAATTGAAcctatatatagagagaaagaaGTACAAATACATACACATCATTTCAACAGATAATAACTAAAAAGTAATAGTTTAagcttaaatatatatatatatatatatatataggattcgTACCTGTAAAATCGAACT is drawn from Erigeron canadensis isolate Cc75 chromosome 9, C_canadensis_v1, whole genome shotgun sequence and contains these coding sequences:
- the LOC122582741 gene encoding uncharacterized protein LOC122582741 isoform X2, whose product is MRQEHVELELSRNEVGRVINENGLLMGNNLGDMTIQELHQLEKQLNDGLISVKKMKDAMLFNEIECSSRKVRELNYENEFLQGEIKKLKQFLSITQHKEDICTKTSADESARFAMGKEEDLTPVLDDQEFLLQGTHGINETFSRNFQEMDYSAEDSLGYPMVTTQKRRRCCQRGKQIQLPNSFGYGQRRESVFERIGEHVMAGKGKEQVGKRVENQAFVRGTEYGKSVNDTLNKVVSDTENQSMGEVIFPNEALQRISPGIGGTPKVEYEVKKDGRKQSNNTAGNVFTCNSFHVLNDEDIVNEVDSVIGGTGSYMAVNKEDKDVVPNLAVMTEAVKEVMWLEGILTEMGIDIRKTVVNCDNQSALLLSMHNNVKLQFKKEVVESKFVTVCKVDTENAADMLTKCLIMEKLQKCLELVLGIVVKSDELVKQVGDYKEVKEPSSKWLDEL
- the LOC122582741 gene encoding uncharacterized protein LOC122582741 isoform X1, with amino-acid sequence MRQEHVELELSRNEVGRVINENGLLMGNNLGDMTIQELHQLEKQLNDGLISVKKMKDAMLFNEIECSSRKVRELNYENEFLQGEIKKLKQFLSITQHKEDICTKTSADESARVLYFAMGKEEDLTPVLDDQEFLLQGTHGINETFSRNFQEMDYSAEDSLGYPMVTTQKRRRCCQRGKQIQLPNSFGYGQRRESVFERIGEHVMAGKGKEQVGKRVENQAFVRGTEYGKSVNDTLNKVVSDTENQSMGEVIFPNEALQRISPGIGGTPKVEYEVKKDGRKQSNNTAGNVFTCNSFHVLNDEDIVNEVDSVIGGTGSYMAVNKEDKDVVPNLAVMTEAVKEVMWLEGILTEMGIDIRKTVVNCDNQSALLLSMHNNVKLQFKKEVVESKFVTVCKVDTENAADMLTKCLIMEKLQKCLELVLGIVVKSDELVKQVGDYKEVKEPSSKWLDEL
- the LOC122582741 gene encoding uncharacterized protein LOC122582741 isoform X3, producing MRQEHVELELSRNEVGRVINENGLLMGNNLGDMTIQELHQLEKQLNDGLISVKKMKDAMLFNEIECSSRKIKKLKQFLSITQHKEDICTKTSADESARVLYFAMGKEEDLTPVLDDQEFLLQGTHGINETFSRNFQEMDYSAEDSLGYPMVTTQKRRRCCQRGKQIQLPNSFGYGQRRESVFERIGEHVMAGKGKEQVGKRVENQAFVRGTEYGKSVNDTLNKVVSDTENQSMGEVIFPNEALQRISPGIGGTPKVEYEVKKDGRKQSNNTAGNVFTCNSFHVLNDEDIVNEVDSVIGGTGSYMAVNKEDKDVVPNLAVMTEAVKEVMWLEGILTEMGIDIRKTVVNCDNQSALLLSMHNNVKLQFKKEVVESKFVTVCKVDTENAADMLTKCLIMEKLQKCLELVLGIVVKSDELVKQVGDYKEVKEPSSKWLDEL
- the LOC122582741 gene encoding uncharacterized protein LOC122582741 isoform X4, encoding MRQEHVELELSRNEVGRVINENGLLMGNNLGDMTIQELHQLEKQLNDGLISVKKMKDAMLFNEIECSSRKHKEDICTKTSADESARVLYFAMGKEEDLTPVLDDQEFLLQGTHGINETFSRNFQEMDYSAEDSLGYPMVTTQKRRRCCQRGKQIQLPNSFGYGQRRESVFERIGEHVMAGKGKEQVGKRVENQAFVRGTEYGKSVNDTLNKVVSDTENQSMGEVIFPNEALQRISPGIGGTPKVEYEVKKDGRKQSNNTAGNVFTCNSFHVLNDEDIVNEVDSVIGGTGSYMAVNKEDKDVVPNLAVMTEAVKEVMWLEGILTEMGIDIRKTVVNCDNQSALLLSMHNNVKLQFKKEVVESKFVTVCKVDTENAADMLTKCLIMEKLQKCLELVLGIVVKSDELVKQVGDYKEVKEPSSKWLDEL
- the LOC122582741 gene encoding uncharacterized protein LOC122582741 isoform X5, producing MRQEHVELELSRNEVGRVINENGLLMGNNLGDMTIQELHQLEKQLNDGLISVKKMKDAMLFNEIECSSRKHKEDICTKTSADESARFAMGKEEDLTPVLDDQEFLLQGTHGINETFSRNFQEMDYSAEDSLGYPMVTTQKRRRCCQRGKQIQLPNSFGYGQRRESVFERIGEHVMAGKGKEQVGKRVENQAFVRGTEYGKSVNDTLNKVVSDTENQSMGEVIFPNEALQRISPGIGGTPKVEYEVKKDGRKQSNNTAGNVFTCNSFHVLNDEDIVNEVDSVIGGTGSYMAVNKEDKDVVPNLAVMTEAVKEVMWLEGILTEMGIDIRKTVVNCDNQSALLLSMHNNVKLQFKKEVVESKFVTVCKVDTENAADMLTKCLIMEKLQKCLELVLGIVVKSDELVKQVGDYKEVKEPSSKWLDEL
- the LOC122583342 gene encoding patellin-6-like, giving the protein MEDLVMNISEKKAVEELKDMLACRFKNDEEEAVSLWGIPLIANPSQAADQFPEFKQLENVTTYIHGFDRQGHPVYYHDYTPLNTYQHLSRKLLETDENIDKFNKWRLQVLERGIRMHPGRINSVVLAYDYSTIPTEELMDADYDLYKILINNYYPGMVSYTIAMNEPWYVLVLFFIRRILFTCFSLFGGDSLLKLGKRGQVFETLCKYIKPEYISIQYGGLMDGGEQVSEITAKGGEKSDKGVEAQQTTASGMWNILQRLSWKTSLKSKVA